From Ipomoea triloba cultivar NCNSP0323 chromosome 5, ASM357664v1, the proteins below share one genomic window:
- the LOC116019456 gene encoding uncharacterized protein LOC116019456 isoform X1 has translation MNCCENPVGRVVCPMPRRPNAHSTRTLVFPMSNSSEGIDSKTDASLVDLALKKIDREFGYSFTAHKFSMGYIKCILALHIYFVPPLTQLLCTVAKQDSVVAMQSISQLSSSPPFFSGSPPCRTNNPLIHDTCFRNEKRVSIPLPQSPPLSGISSPSSARKSACTRARLGQQQSPVRVEGFDCQNSRLAGIA, from the exons ATGAATTGCTGTGAAAATCCCGTGGGTCGGGTCGTCTGCCCCATGCCCCGCCGCCCCAATGCCCACTCCACTCGTACCCTCGTTTTCCCGATGag TAATTCCAGTGAGGGGATTGATTCGAAAACCGACGCGAGTCTTGTTGATCTCGCTTTGAAGAAG ATTGATCGGGAATTTGGTTACTCTTTCACTGCTCACAAGTTTAGCATGGGATACATAAAATGCATCTTGGCATTGCATATCTACTTCGTTCCCCCTCTAACACAGTTGCTGTGTACTGTTGCCAAACAGGACAGTGTAGTTGCAATGCAGTCAATATCCCAATTGTCATCATCACCCCCGTTCTTCTCTGGATCGCCACCCTGCAGGACAAATAACCCTCTAATCCATGATACTTGCTTCAGAAACGAGAAGCGAGTGAGTATACCATTACCACAAAGTCCGCCCCTTTCTGGTATATCCTCTCCATCATCAGCTCGCAAATCAGCATGCACAAGGGCAAGGCTTGGCCAACAACAATCACCGGTTAGAGTAGAAGGCTTTGACTGCCAAAATTCTCGCCTGGCAGGTATTGCTTAG
- the LOC116019456 gene encoding uncharacterized protein LOC116019456 isoform X2, producing the protein MNCCENPVGRVVCPMPRRPNAHSTRTLVFPMSNSSEGIDSKTDASLVDLALKKDSVVAMQSISQLSSSPPFFSGSPPCRTNNPLIHDTCFRNEKRVSIPLPQSPPLSGISSPSSARKSACTRARLGQQQSPVRVEGFDCQNSRLAGIA; encoded by the exons ATGAATTGCTGTGAAAATCCCGTGGGTCGGGTCGTCTGCCCCATGCCCCGCCGCCCCAATGCCCACTCCACTCGTACCCTCGTTTTCCCGATGag TAATTCCAGTGAGGGGATTGATTCGAAAACCGACGCGAGTCTTGTTGATCTCGCTTTGAAGAAG GACAGTGTAGTTGCAATGCAGTCAATATCCCAATTGTCATCATCACCCCCGTTCTTCTCTGGATCGCCACCCTGCAGGACAAATAACCCTCTAATCCATGATACTTGCTTCAGAAACGAGAAGCGAGTGAGTATACCATTACCACAAAGTCCGCCCCTTTCTGGTATATCCTCTCCATCATCAGCTCGCAAATCAGCATGCACAAGGGCAAGGCTTGGCCAACAACAATCACCGGTTAGAGTAGAAGGCTTTGACTGCCAAAATTCTCGCCTGGCAGGTATTGCTTAG